TTATCAGCCATGATGATTGATCACATTTGGGGAAAAATAGGATGAAAAAGCCTTTTAAAATAACGCCCGCTCTGCGAAAAAAAAATATCGCTCTTCTTGTGATTTTGGGCGTTCTTGTCCTTTTAATTTATGGCCTAGCGATCGTGCGCATGAAGGGTATGTGATCAAGCGTGTCCTCCCTTCACAAGAAAAATAAGCATCTCAGCATTATTTTATCCGCCATCGTTTTTTCCATGCTGATTCTCGCTTTTGCTTCCGTTCCTCTCTATCGCATCTTTTGTCAAAAGACTGGCTACGGAGGAACACCAAAGATAGCGCTCGATGAATCCAAAGCAATAACCAACCATCGGTTAACGATACGTTTTAATGCCGATGTCCATCGAGATTTACCCTGGAGATTCAAACCTCTACAACAAAGCGTCGAAGTTTATGCGGGTGAAAATGCGTTGGCTTTTTATCATTTTGAGAATGTCTCTAATCAGCCTCTCGTCGGTATCGCAAGCTATAATGTGACGCCAGATAAAGCGGCTCCTTATTTTAATAAAATTCAATGTTTTTGTTTCGAAGATCAAATCTTGGGACCCAAACAAGGTGTTGATATGCCCGTTATGTTTTATATTGACCCAAAAATTGTCGATGATCCGGATTTAAAGGATGTTCGTACCATCACCTTGTCTTATACTTTCTTTTCTTCCAAGCATCCCAACATTAACAAAATATTAGGTCTACCCCCTGTTTCTAAGAACAGAGAGTAGGTGATTTAATTTACTCCTTGACTATTTTAATTAAAATGATTAAATTAATTAATATAAGGAGATTCCATAATGATAGCCATTCCATCAACTGAAGTAAAAACACACTTCGGCAAATACCTAAACAAGGCACTTGTGTCCCCTATTATGGTGACTAAAACAGGTCAGGAAGTGGTCGTCATGCTCTCTAAAGAAGAATATGATCGCTTGGAGGCCTTAGAGGATTCTTATTGGCTTATGAAAGCTCAATTGGCGGAAAAAAGTGGTTATATGGGAACTTCTGAAGGAAAAAAGCTTATTGATGCTTTAAGTGATGTTAAGTCTTGATTTAACAAAAGATGCTTGTAAGTTTTGGAGAAGCTTAGATTCAAAACAGTATAAACAAATAAGTAATAAAATATTATCTTTACTTGAAGATCCTGCGCCTTCAGATTTAAAAGCCCTTCAAGGCAATGATCAAAATTTCTTCAGAGTCGATGTTGGCGAATTTAGAATTATCTATCGCATTGAAGCTTCTACCCTGAAATTAGCTCTTATTGGTCGACGTAACGACGACACTGTCTATAAGCAATTTAAACGCAAATATTAGAAGGGTCCTTGAAACAACCATTAACAACAGTGCTCTTCTTGCTTTTTGTTTCATTTTGGGTGTATAATTCTACTGTAAATTATTGTTTGGAGATTATTAGATGAAAAATGAATTTCGATCTAGCGTTGTCCGTGGAGCTGCTCGCGAAAAAGCTGCAGTTGACCAGGGTTTGCGCGCCTTTATGATAAGCGTCTATAATTATATGACCCTCGGCATTGCATTGACAGGTGTGGTTGCGTTTTTCGTCTCCACAAGTCCTGAATTGTTACAATTGATTTTTGGCACTCCTTTGCGTTGGGTTGTTATGTTAGCGCCTTTGGGGTTTGTGTTTTATTTTAGCGCACGTATTCACACAATGTCAGCAACAGCAGCCCAAGTAACTTTCTGGCTGTTTGCCGCTCTTATGGGTGTTTCATTGGCGTCGATCTTTATCGTCTATAATTTAGGCAGTATTGCGAAAGTGTTCTTTATTACTGCAGGAACCTTTGGAGCCATGAGTCTTTATGGCTATACAACGAATCGCGATCTAACCAATTGGGGCAGCTTCTTATTTATGGGATTGATCGGCATTATCATTGCAAGCTTGGTTAATATCTTTTTAGCAAGCAGTGCTTTAGAATTTGGTATTTCCCTCATTGGTGTGCTGATCTTTACAGGTCTCACAGCTTATGACTCCCAAAACATAAAGAACATGTATCTTTATGGTGATGAAGAAGGCATTGCTGTAAAGAAAGCAGTGATGGGTGCTTTGACACTTTATCTCGACTTTATTAACTTGTTTATCATGCTCTTGAGGTTGCTAGGCAATCGCCGATAAGCGCTATTATCCAAGGATAAAGGGGGGCTTTCTAGCCCCCTTTTTTATGGACTTTATTTTTGATCCTCGCTATTTATCATCAAGGAGAGCGCCGACGTAGCTCAGTTGGTAGAGCAACGCATTCGTAATGCGTGGGTCGGGGGTTCGAATCCCTTCGTCGGCACCAGTCTCACCCTAACAATACCTTAAGATGTTTTTAAGAAGTGTGAAGAAAAACGTGAGGATGCAATGCAGAATTTTTGTTGGCTGCCTTTTTTAAAGGGGTGCGGAACAGGCGCTGGCCTGATTATCGCTATTGGTGCTCAAAATGCTTTTGTCCTTAAACAAGGCATTATGAGGAATCAAGTTTTTGTGACAGCCTTTTTTTGCGCCTTGGCTGACGCTTTGTTAATTAGCGTCGGTGTTGGCGGGTTTGGTGCCTTTTTAACGTCAAATACAATTTTATTGCTCATCGCCAAATGGGGCGGAGCAGCATTTTTGTTTTGGTATGGATTTCGAGCTTTTCGTTCTGTGTTTAAGAAAAACGCTCTTACTCAAAAAGATGCGAAAGGACCAGAGCGTCCTTCCTTGCAAGAAACTTTAGTCACGCTCTTTGTCCTCACTTTTTTTAATCCCCATGTTTACGTTGATGCTGTCGTGTTGCTTGGAAGTATTGGAGCTCAACATGAGGACTTTGAACGTCCTTTCTTTGCTTTTGGAGCGATACTAGCCTCTTTTGTATGGTTCTTTAGTGTTTGCTATGGAGCACGACTCTTAAGCCCCCTCTTTGAAAATCCAAAAGCCTGGAAGGTCTTAGATTTTATTATTGGGTGTATCATGTGGGGCATTGGTCTTACGCTTTTATTGCCCGACAGTTGCTTTTGTTAGATTTGAGACCGTGGTTCTCGAAATTGTTCGGGAGAAAGCAGCAACGTTCCTTGAATTTCTTGAGTTTCATAGTCCTGAGGACGACTGGTCACAAAAAAATTGGCCTGGACCATAAGAGCGATGTTCAAACAATTCCTTTGATCTTCCCCAAGATTTTTTAAATCGGCTGCTTGATCTTGGGTTGGCTTTATATTTTTTGCACATTCTGCATACAGGATGATGAATTTTTCCAAATAGTCCTTAAAGGGCGCCATGTGGGGTCGACGCGTTATTTGAATAAACGTAAGCAACTGTTGAGGAGATGTATAGAGCACCTGATTTTGCAGACCATCGCGTAAGATCTGACGACAAAACCCCTCTTTGAGGGCCGCCGTTAACAATATAGGTGTATCTAAAACGCCTTTCATTTCTAAGAAGTCTCAATTTCGTTACCGAGCACATTTAAAAGGCGCTCTTCTGGAATCTCTGTTACTCCATCAGCGGGACTTTGTTTGAGAAGCTCGATCAATTTGGTTGCCATATTTTGAGAAGATGTCTGAAGGGCTGGATGGATGGATAGAGAGTAACCTTCATCGCGCATCTCAATGACATCGCCTATCTTGAGACCATGACGCTCCCGAAACTCAGGGGGTAACGTAATTTGAAAGCCGCGACTTATCTTACGGTACATGGGTAATCTCCTATATTCCTTTTTTACTATAGTGACCCTCTCTCTCAAAATCAATGTCGTATTTTTGTATTTTTGAATTATAAAATACAATTTTACCGTTTTAGTATTTTACACTCACCCCCCGCGTGTCGGTATTTTTAGACAAAAAGCTTGTGAGTTCCTAAAGACTAGAAGATTATCTTCTGAACAAGAGGTAGAGAATGACGCCAGAAGAAATAAAAAGAAACCACTATGAAGTGGCCACCCTCGCAGGCGGGTGTTTTTGGTGCATGCAACCCGTTTTTGATGAGATCAAGGGAGTGATTGAAACCCTTGTGGGGTATACAGGAGGACACACAAAGAATCCGACCTATGAAGAAGTGTGTGCGGGCACCACAGGTCACACGGAAGCACTGCAGGTTGTCTTTGATCCCAAAGTCATTACATACATTCAAATCCTAAATATCTTTTGGCAGAATATTGATCCTTTAGACAATGGTGGTCAATTCTGTGATCGGGGAGAACACTATCGTGCAGAAATCTTTTATCACGCCCCTCAACAACAGAAGATTGCTGAAGATTCCAAACAATCTCTTGAAAAATCAGGAAAACTCGTGGGCGCAATTACAACGAAGATTACAGAGGCTTCTCCTTTTTACCTCGCTGAAAACTATCATCAACGTTATCATGAGAAGAACCCCATTCGATACAGCTTTTATCGCTTTCGATGCGGTCGAGATCAACGTCTCAAACAATTAGGACTCAATAGTCATCCTAGTGAATAAGTATATTCAGACTTTTTTATTTCCCTCAAAGATCTAATTATTTCTATTTTTTAAAAATTACTTGACGAATTGGCATATGTTGTTTTAGCTATAGTTCGTTAAATATCATTTTAATGCAAAAAGGTACCCTTGCATGTCTTCTTCATTAAAGCTCCTGCTTCTTTCTTCACTTGTCTCTATCACTCCCACTTCTATTTTATCGGCGTCTTCAGAGAAAGAGAACAGCACCGAGCCAGCTTATCAAGAATTTGAAAATCATTATCAAAGCTTTAAGAGAAAATATGAACCCTTAGACAAAGGCAAAGAAAAGGGAGAGGCGGATCAGCCAGCTCAAAAAAGGGCGCGTTTAGAGAGAGAGCTCTTGAATTCCAGGATACTAAAAAAAAGACTGAACGACTTAAGAAAATCAATAAATTCAAGCGAACTTTCTAATGAAGATCAGCTCAAAAAAGAAGCTGATCTCATAGATTTTTATTTTGAAGATCATGGCTATTTTAATCTCAAACTGAAAGACCTTGAGGTAATTTCTAGGCAAATTAAACAAGGAAATATGAAAGCCTCTTACGCTGCTGTCAGATTGCTAGTGAGTGATCCTCACAACCCAGACGTTGCTAATCTCTTAAAACCTGAAGACATCGATAGGCTAAAAAAATACTTAGAAAATGGAAAAGACCAAGAAGACGCCAGAGCCTTTAAAAGGAACTTGGGATGGCTTTATACAGTCACTCTTTCGAATCTTTTAGAAGAAAACAGAAAACATGCGATTGAAACCCTTGAAGAAGCCATTCAAGAAGGCGATGTTCAAGCCCCAAGAATTCTTGGGGATTTTTACAGCGCGCTTGATTCTGACAGACTTTTTTATCCAGAACGCTATAAAGCAGGCGAAAATGTCTTAACCTATGATCTTCAAGATGAAGAAGACTCAGAAAATTGGTGGAATGCAAACCCGCGTTACGTTCATTATTATGAATTAGGAAGTGACAGAGGCGATCCTTTATCCTCTTATAAAGCTGGCGATCTATTACAGAACGGTCTCGAATCAGACGGCGAGCGATCCGTTAGATACTTCAAGAAAGCGGGAAAAAGAGGTTATCATGAAGGCTTTTTATCGCTTGCGGAGCTTTATACCTATGGGGGTGAAAGCCAAAGCTACCCCCTTATTGGCGAGGAAAGCATTATGTATCTTTTGCTCTATAGAGCTAAATCCCCAAAACCAATAGATAGAAGCCTTAGTATTCTTTATAATTACTTAGATATTTCCCTTCCCTATGAATTTCCTTTAAAAACTGAAGAGAGGAAAGAAGCAAAACGGAAAGTTAAAGATTTTAGAGAAAACACGGAAGAAACGTATGGTGTATTGCTTGATGAAAAACTTGCGAATGACAAAACATCGACAAGACAAAGCTTTAACCACCCTATGCTTCTTGAGTTTCTGTTCCCCCATTATAAAAACTTAACAGCTTACCTAAGAAGAACGCTTAAGCTGTTTAAAAGCGTTAAAAACCCTGGGTTTATGGTGTCTCTTGCGAAGATTATTGAAGAGCCAGAAGATGGTACAAAAGTAGAAACACAAGGACCCTTTCTGAGGGCTTTTAAGGTTAAAGGAGAAACATATCTTACATTCGGAAAGAAGAATGTGAAAAAAGCAGAAAAGCTGATGGCTATTGTTGATGATGGGGATGAAAATCAAAAACACGCTCTTCATTCTCTGCAGTTTTTGCAAGAGCGCGTTTCAGACATCCAAAAAAAATATCAAATAAAATTAATGAGTACTCAACAAAAAACACGCCTCTTTGGCACAGAAGAACAGAAAGATAAATCAGCTCAATATCAAGAATTGATAGAGCACAATGAGAAACTTTTAACAGCTTTTGAGAATGTTAGAAATCTGAGAGCTAACCTTGTAAAGATTCTTGAGGAACACGCTCCTTTAAGAAACAGTAAATTTGCAAAGCATTATAAGCTCGCCACCAAAGATTCTACTGATGGAGAACTTGAGTAAATCTTAGAAATTTCAAGCATACGTAAAGGATTACATTAAGGATCCAAAAATCGGAGCGATAAAAAAGTGGGTGATCAACCAATTTTCCTTGTGCTTTGTTTAGATAAGTTAAGGGCTCTGTTGCAAAAAGTGAGGGAAGAAGTGTTGATTACAGGTGTACTTTATTTTGACGAATTTAAGGTCACTTAATCGTGAAATAGTTATTAGCTGAATCTACTTGACAATTTGTCGCCCATAGAATACATTAACAGTATAAGGTAATAGAAAATCGTATGTTAATACCTAAAATTGTTAAGATTTATCAGGACGAGACAGGGCATGAGCCTTATATAGAGTGGCTTGACGCTTTGAAAGATAAAACAACTAAATCCAGGATTCAACAACGTATAAGAAGAATCACACTGGGTAATTCAGGAGATCATCACTCTGTTGGCCAGGGTGTATCAGAGTTAAGGTTAGATTTTGGGCCAGGTTACAGAATTTATTATGGTGAGCAAGGTAATAAGATAGTGATCTTACTTTGTGGAGGGAATAAGAAAACTCAAGCACGTGATATAGAAAAGGCACAAAGCTACTGGAAAGAATATATGGAGAGCTAGGATGAGAAATCTAAGAAAATTTAAAGACACCCTTTTAGAAGATCTAAAAAACCCTGAATACGCAAGGGTATATCTCTCTGTGGCACTAGAAGAATATGAAAAAGACAAAAACACAGCTGCTTTTTTAACCGCAGTTAGAGATATTGCGAAAGCAAATGGGGGATTAACTAAACTCGCAGAAAGAACACACTTAAATAGACAAAACCTTTACAAAGCTCTTTCTGAAGAAGGAAATCCAAGCTTTGGTACTATCGAAACAGTACTTCAAGGACTTGGTTATCGCCTTTCTGTGGAGCCTATAAAAGATGATGGTGTTCATTATAAAAGGGCGTAGGCTTTCATCTGCCGGCATAAAATGTCCCAAAATATTAAATTATGCGCTACAGAACACTCTGTATAGAGCTGTTGCAAGAAATCTTAAATAAGCAGGCAGACAATTTATTGAGTGATTAGAAGATAATGCTATGGCAACCAGCTTTCATCCAAATTTTGAATAAGATGTAAAAGTGGGAGTGTTAATTAAAAGAGAGACATGATATACAGCCTTCCAACAAAGATAGGAGGCAGAAATGCAAGTTAGATGTAAGGATTGTGGAAGCTTTAAACTTGTAAGAAATGGGAAGGCAAGAAAACATCAAAGATATAAATGCAAAGAATGCGGTCTGTCGTTTATCGAAGGTGATCGGAGACAGAAAACGCCTGTTGAAGCTCAGGCTTTAGCTGTCCTGTTGTATGGAATGGGAAAATCAAGTTATGGATTCATAGCAAAACTTTTTAAGGTTTCGAGAACAGCTGTTTACCACTGGATTCGTAATTTTTGTGAGGACCTTCCGCCCCCTCAAGTGCCAGAAGGGACCTATGATATTGAATTTGATGAGATGTGGCATTATGTCACTTCAAAAAAAACAAACTCTGGATTTGGAAAGCCTTGGATCGTCATGAAGGGAAAACCCTTGCCTGGGTTACAGGCCATCGTAATGCTAAAACCTTCCAAAGACTTTATGAAAAAGTAAAGCACGTCAAAGGAAACTTTTACACCGATGATTGGGAGGTTTACTCCCAGATTCTTCCTCAAGAGAGGCATATCATTGGAAAGTCAGGAACGACTCGTATTGAAAGTGATAACGCGAATACCAGGCATCACTTAGGGCGCATGGCAAGAAGAACGAGAATTGTCTCAAGAAGCAAAGATATGGTTGATCTTTCCTTGCGTCTTTCGCGGTTTCTGCAGGAACCCACCCATTTTGAAATAATCAGAGAAAAATTCTCGTCTATCTTTTAATTAACACTCCCGTAAAAGTTTTTACATATGAGCTCTTATAAAGTCACAGACCTCCCCCAGAGGGGGAGGTTTGAAACGCTGCGCTTGGACCACTAGAAGTGGTTTTGTTAGTAACTAATAAGCACGAGTGAATAAATCAGCGTAATCACTGACTTTATCGTTCTTCTCTTGGTTCTGGATATACCGTCTAACGACCTGTTCATTATAGCCTGTTGTTGATACAAAATATCCCCGAGCCCAAAAGTGATACCCTTTATATCGTCGCTTCTTTGCATATTTATTTGCCACATATAAAGCAGTCTTCCCTTTGAGAAAACCAACGATATGAGAAACGGAATATTTAGGCGGAATCGATATCAGCATATGCACATGATCAGGCATCAGAAATCCCTCTTCTATGCAACAGCCTTTTTGTAAACTTAGCTTTATAAATAATTCTCGCAGTTCCTTGCGAAGCTCTCCATAAAGTCGCTTCGTACGGTATTTACTTGAGAATACCCCATGAAATTTACAATCCCATGTACTATGTGATAGGCTTTTATTGTTCATATAAACCTCCATTCTTGGCCACTCTGTGGTCCAAGCTTGGAGGTTTCTTACATACTGTGTCTAACGCGTCCAGTCCTCCACCGTAGGTGGAGGTTTATTTGTATACAAAAAACACCCCTTTTAATATAAAGGGGTGTTTAAAGTTTGCGTGTGTCTTTTTTTATTTTATCGATCTTTTTTACTTTACTTCTTTTTTAACTTTCAAAAGCTTTTGTCCACCAGAAGAGCTTCCTACATTCATTTGATTTTGGCGTAGAAACTCTTGGAAAGCGTCTGCGGACACCATAATATTATTGATAATTACCGTTCCTTGACCTTGGCCGCCTTCAGATTTCACTTCAACTGTCGAATGATCGTCTACCCCGAGTTCAGCTTTAACTTCGGTATCAACCGTCGTTGTTGTTCCAGGCGCTTTCTTTTGACCCAACTTATACATGCCATAAAGACCGACAACGGCAACGCCCGCAGCAACATAAGGATGGGCAGCAGCAGCTTCAAAAGTCCATTCGATACCAGTCCCAATTGCACTCAAGAAGGGGGAAGCATAATAAGAAACAGTTGGACTATAAGTATTATACTTATCTACACCCCAACCACAAACATCAGTTGTCGTGTTATAGGCAACAGTAAGGCCATGAGAAACACTTGGACCGTAAGCTGTATATGCGTCACTCGCAAAATTTTGGACTGCCTTCAACCCACTCCAAACATAGTCACGGCTTAGTTCAGAAACACCAAAAACAGCACTCGCTTTAGCCGTTGTGGAAACAGCTTTTTTCATACCCCATGTGCAGAAACCCCAAACACTGGTGCGATTACCGTGTTCAGCAACTTCTTCAACCATAGCTTGTGAGGCAAAGCTTGCGCCAGCATTCGCCAAATAAGCGGCCGCTGTTAAAGCAGATAATAATTTACGATTTAATGAAATGTTCATAACCTACGTCCCTAATAATAACAATGATAAATAACGATCTGTGTTTTATTTGGGATGTATTTCTATGAATTCAAGGGGTGGTATATTCTTTTTTATAAGATGTATTTTCTGCGACCAAACTATAGTCGCAGCTTTTTACTTTATTCAGGGCGCTCGTACAAAACTCTTACACCCTGATGAACAGACATAAGTCTTTTAAGAGGGCGATTGCCATTGCTGGACCTGAATTGTTGCAATTGCCCTGCCATCTGGAGACCCGTATAATTTTGCAGAACAGTACTGGTTTTTTTACCTTTTTTGATTCTTTTCTCGGCCACATACGTCAGATGAGGATAGAGCAATAAATATTGGGAATCATCAACATAGACTCTGCCAATGGGCTTAACATCCTCATCGACAACCAAAAAGATTTCATGTTTTGGCGACCGTCGGCCAGTTGAAGACCGTTCAACTTCATCATGTTCAGCAGAAGCGTGGACTTCCTGCAAACTAATGCCAAAAAATAGGACGGTAGAGACAAGTAACACCTTAATCTTATTCTTATTTTTCATTTTTTAACCCTGTTATTATTTTTGAACACGGCTAAGATAAACCATTTACAGATGGGTTAGAAGACGCAAAAAAAG
The sequence above is drawn from the Candidatus Nucleicultrix amoebiphila FS5 genome and encodes:
- a CDS encoding cytochrome c oxidase assembly protein, whose product is MSSLHKKNKHLSIILSAIVFSMLILAFASVPLYRIFCQKTGYGGTPKIALDESKAITNHRLTIRFNADVHRDLPWRFKPLQQSVEVYAGENALAFYHFENVSNQPLVGIASYNVTPDKAAPYFNKIQCFCFEDQILGPKQGVDMPVMFYIDPKIVDDPDLKDVRTITLSYTFFSSKHPNINKILGLPPVSKNRE
- a CDS encoding type II toxin-antitoxin system Phd/YefM family antitoxin, producing MIAIPSTEVKTHFGKYLNKALVSPIMVTKTGQEVVVMLSKEEYDRLEALEDSYWLMKAQLAEKSGYMGTSEGKKLIDALSDVKS
- a CDS encoding type II toxin-antitoxin system RelE family toxin; protein product: MLSLDLTKDACKFWRSLDSKQYKQISNKILSLLEDPAPSDLKALQGNDQNFFRVDVGEFRIIYRIEASTLKLALIGRRNDDTVYKQFKRKY
- a CDS encoding Bax inhibitor-1/YccA family protein produces the protein MKNEFRSSVVRGAAREKAAVDQGLRAFMISVYNYMTLGIALTGVVAFFVSTSPELLQLIFGTPLRWVVMLAPLGFVFYFSARIHTMSATAAQVTFWLFAALMGVSLASIFIVYNLGSIAKVFFITAGTFGAMSLYGYTTNRDLTNWGSFLFMGLIGIIIASLVNIFLASSALEFGISLIGVLIFTGLTAYDSQNIKNMYLYGDEEGIAVKKAVMGALTLYLDFINLFIMLLRLLGNRR
- a CDS encoding LysE/ArgO family amino acid transporter, giving the protein MQNFCWLPFLKGCGTGAGLIIAIGAQNAFVLKQGIMRNQVFVTAFFCALADALLISVGVGGFGAFLTSNTILLLIAKWGGAAFLFWYGFRAFRSVFKKNALTQKDAKGPERPSLQETLVTLFVLTFFNPHVYVDAVVLLGSIGAQHEDFERPFFAFGAILASFVWFFSVCYGARLLSPLFENPKAWKVLDFIIGCIMWGIGLTLLLPDSCFC
- a CDS encoding AbrB/MazE/SpoVT family DNA-binding domain-containing protein; this encodes MYRKISRGFQITLPPEFRERHGLKIGDVIEMRDEGYSLSIHPALQTSSQNMATKLIELLKQSPADGVTEIPEERLLNVLGNEIETS
- the msrA gene encoding peptide-methionine (S)-S-oxide reductase MsrA translates to MTPEEIKRNHYEVATLAGGCFWCMQPVFDEIKGVIETLVGYTGGHTKNPTYEEVCAGTTGHTEALQVVFDPKVITYIQILNIFWQNIDPLDNGGQFCDRGEHYRAEIFYHAPQQQKIAEDSKQSLEKSGKLVGAITTKITEASPFYLAENYHQRYHEKNPIRYSFYRFRCGRDQRLKQLGLNSHPSE
- a CDS encoding tetratricopeptide repeat protein — encoded protein: MSSSLKLLLLSSLVSITPTSILSASSEKENSTEPAYQEFENHYQSFKRKYEPLDKGKEKGEADQPAQKRARLERELLNSRILKKRLNDLRKSINSSELSNEDQLKKEADLIDFYFEDHGYFNLKLKDLEVISRQIKQGNMKASYAAVRLLVSDPHNPDVANLLKPEDIDRLKKYLENGKDQEDARAFKRNLGWLYTVTLSNLLEENRKHAIETLEEAIQEGDVQAPRILGDFYSALDSDRLFYPERYKAGENVLTYDLQDEEDSENWWNANPRYVHYYELGSDRGDPLSSYKAGDLLQNGLESDGERSVRYFKKAGKRGYHEGFLSLAELYTYGGESQSYPLIGEESIMYLLLYRAKSPKPIDRSLSILYNYLDISLPYEFPLKTEERKEAKRKVKDFRENTEETYGVLLDEKLANDKTSTRQSFNHPMLLEFLFPHYKNLTAYLRRTLKLFKSVKNPGFMVSLAKIIEEPEDGTKVETQGPFLRAFKVKGETYLTFGKKNVKKAEKLMAIVDDGDENQKHALHSLQFLQERVSDIQKKYQIKLMSTQQKTRLFGTEEQKDKSAQYQELIEHNEKLLTAFENVRNLRANLVKILEEHAPLRNSKFAKHYKLATKDSTDGELE
- a CDS encoding type II toxin-antitoxin system RelE/ParE family toxin; this encodes MLIPKIVKIYQDETGHEPYIEWLDALKDKTTKSRIQQRIRRITLGNSGDHHSVGQGVSELRLDFGPGYRIYYGEQGNKIVILLCGGNKKTQARDIEKAQSYWKEYMES
- a CDS encoding addiction module antidote protein, with protein sequence MRNLRKFKDTLLEDLKNPEYARVYLSVALEEYEKDKNTAAFLTAVRDIAKANGGLTKLAERTHLNRQNLYKALSEEGNPSFGTIETVLQGLGYRLSVEPIKDDGVHYKRA
- a CDS encoding IS1 family transposase; amino-acid sequence: MQVRCKDCGSFKLVRNGKARKHQRYKCKECGLSFIEGDRRQKTPVEAQALAVLLYGMGKSSYGFIAKLFKVSRTAVYHWIRNFCEDLPPPQVPEGTYDIEFDEMWHYVTSKKTNSGFGKPWIVMKGKPLPGLQAIVMLKPSKDFMKK
- a CDS encoding IS1 family transposase — protein: MDRHEGKTLAWVTGHRNAKTFQRLYEKVKHVKGNFYTDDWEVYSQILPQERHIIGKSGTTRIESDNANTRHHLGRMARRTRIVSRSKDMVDLSLRLSRFLQEPTHFEIIREKFSSIF
- the tnpA gene encoding IS200/IS605 family transposase, which produces MNNKSLSHSTWDCKFHGVFSSKYRTKRLYGELRKELRELFIKLSLQKGCCIEEGFLMPDHVHMLISIPPKYSVSHIVGFLKGKTALYVANKYAKKRRYKGYHFWARGYFVSTTGYNEQVVRRYIQNQEKNDKVSDYADLFTRAY